A genomic stretch from Megachile rotundata isolate GNS110a chromosome 1, iyMegRotu1, whole genome shotgun sequence includes:
- the prtp gene encoding thioredoxin domain-containing protein pretaporter, translating to MTANSLNFIMSKKHLFLIVFMLSQVSSQQEEESIQAIQYSKDNFSSEIKKKNHFVMFYAPWCGHCQRLEPTWEQLAEISNEEDNNIRIAKVDCTTDSSLCAEHDVTGYPTLKFFKVGETKGTKFRGTRDLPSLISFLNDQLGTTLGSSDVAPSPPEAVNGLMELTEDTFDKHVSTGYHFVKFYAPWCGFCKKLAPTWEELANSFRNNNYVSISKVDCTQHRSVCGQFDITGYPTLLWIEDGKKVDKYAGQRSHEELKAYVSKMLGKESDQVIVKSDNSDSVPYTVVLSLTGESFRHGIENGISFVKFFAPWCGHCKRLAPIWEDLAKKFQDNEEVKIIKVDCTLDASKELCNEQEVDGFPTLYLYRDGLKVAEYNGARNLDDLYDFVEGYLQPHDEL from the exons ATGACTGCGAATTCATTAAACTTTATTATGTCAAAAaagcatttatttttaattgtatttatgcTGAGTCAAGTTAGTAGTCAACAAGAAGAAGAAAGTATACAGGCAATACAATATTCCAAAGATAATTTTTCATCAGAAATTAAGAAGAAAAATCACTTTGTTATGTTTTATGCACCATG GTGTGGTCATTGTCAAAGACTTGAACCTACATGGGAACAGTTAGCAGAAATATCAAACGAGGaagataataatataagaattGCTAAAGTAGATTGTACTACTGATAGCTCTTTATGTGCTGAGCACGATGTTACTGGTTATCCTAC gctaaaattttttaaagttggaGAAACCAAAGGTACCAAGTTCAGAGGTACCAGGGATTTACCATCTCTAATTTCTTTTCTTAATGATCAGTTAGGAACCACTCTTGGG AGCAGCGATGTTGCACCATCTCCTCCTGAAGCAGTCAATGGTTTAATGGAATTAACAGAGGATACTTTTGATAAGCACGTATCCACTGGTTACCACTTTGTAAAGTTTTATGCACCTTGGTGtggattttgtaaaaaattagcACCTACTTGGGAGGAATTAGCTAATAGCTTCCGTAACAATAATTATGTTAGCATTTCTAAAGTGGACTGTACTCAACATCGTAGTGTTTGTGGACAGTTTGATATAACAGGGTATCCAACGTTGCTTTGGATAGAGGATGGAAAGAAG gtgGACAAATATGCAGGACAACGATCTCATGAGGAGTTGAAAGCCTATGTATCAAAAATGCTTGGAAAAGAGAGTGATCAAGTTATTGTTAAATCTGATAATTCAGATAGTGTACCTTATACTGTAGTACTTAGCTTAACCGGGGAGAGTTTTAGACACGGTATCGAAAACGGCATTTCGTTCGTCAAATTCTTTGCACCTTGGTGCGGGCACTGTAAACGTCTAGCACCAATTTGGGAAGATCTTGCGAAAAAGTTTCAGGATAATGAAGaagtgaaaataataaaagtagactGTACTCTTGATGCAAGTAAAGAACTGTGCAATGAACAAGAAGTAGATGGTTTTCCAACTTTATATTTATATCGTGATGGACTTAAAGTTGCTGAATATAATGGTGCTCGTAACTTGGATGATCTTTACGATTTCGTAGAAGGTTACTTGCAACCGCACGATGAACTATAA
- the wal gene encoding electron transfer flavoprotein subunit alpha wal — MFTACFRTLKISNKYGLLARYESTLVIAEHNNETLLPITCNALSAAKKIGGDVTVLVAGNKCDKVAQSVSKANGVSKVLVADNDAFKGFLPEALTPLIIATQNQHKFTHILAGATAFGKALLPRVAAKLDVSPVSDIIGIKAADTFIRTIYAGNAIQTLKCKDSIKVVSVRGTAFEAVPLEGGNAKCEPAPAGDYKSSLVEFIKQELSKSDRPELTSAKIVVSGGRGLKSGENFQLLYSLADKLNAAVGASRAAVDAGFVPNDLQVGQTGKIVAPDLYIAVGISGAIQHLAGMKDSKTIVAINKDPEAPIFQVADYGLVADLFKAVPELTEKL; from the exons aTGTTCACTGCGTGTTTTAGAACATTAAAAATCAGTAATAAA TATGGTTTATTGGCACGATATGAATCTACGTTAGTTATTGCAGAACATAATAATGAAACACTTCTTCCTATTACCTGTAATGCATTAAGTGCAGCTAAAAAAATTGGTGGAGATGTAACAGTTTTGGTTGCTGGTAATAAATGTGATAAAGTAGCACAAAGTGTTAGTAAAGCCAATGGTGTGTCTAAAGTCCTTGTAGCAGATAATGATGCATTTAAAGGATTTTTACCAGAAGCATTAACTCCATTGATTATTGCAACTCAAAATCAGCATAAATTTACACACATTTTAGCTGGTGCTACTGCTTTTGGTAAAGCCTTATTACCAAGA GTTGCAGCTAAATTAGATGTGTCTCCTGTAAGTGACATTATTGGAATTAAGGCTGCAGATACATTTATTCGTACAATTTATGCTGGAAATGcaattcaaactttaaaatgtaAAGATAGTATAAAAGTAGTTTCAGTAAGAGGTACTGCTTTTGAAGCAGTACCTTTAGAGGGTGGCAATGCTAAGTGTGAACCTGCACCAGCTGGAGATTATAAATCATCATTAGTAGAATTTATTAAACAAGAGTTGAGCAAATCTGATAGGCCAGAATTAACATCTGCTAAAATTGTTGTATCTGGAGGAAGAGGATTGAAATCTGGAGAAAACTTCCAATTATTATACAGTTTAGCTGATAAACTTAACGCGGCAGTTGGTGCTTCACGTGCTGCTGTTGATGCTGGCTTTGTACCCAATGATTTACAAGTTGGACAAACTGGAAAAATTGTTGCTCCA gatTTATACATTGCTGTGGGTATTTCTGGAGCAATTCAACATCTTGCTGGTATGAAAGATTCAAAAACAATTGTTGCAATTAACAAAGATCCTGAAGCTCCTATTTTTCAAGTAGCTGATTATGGATTAGTTGCTGATTTATTCAAAGCTGTGCCTGAACTtacagaaaaattgtaa
- the Tektin-A gene encoding tektin A, with protein MQLTELKAAKVRMEVDWTDKTDAYNIETECISLKNDSPLILWKLGATRFPAEQSTPSSYEHYTRESLTQAETAKQRSINLRNTLGAIYKNSIKDLREQATRVDIALADKIKLTEEVCYQLEKELLRCLHELANTEKAIDELRHSTRGLDCAMKVAQTRLANRLQRRNVESCRDTPQFALVEEVRMLNERTSAMLAELKRAEETQAGLVKARGDLEREIIVKRKTLYIDRDRGQRMRSFYPSAVALSGF; from the exons ATGCAATTAACCGAGTTAAAGGCAGCAAAAGTTAGAATGGAAGTTGATTGGACCGATAAAACTGATGCTTACAATATTGAAACTGAATGTatcagtttaaaaaatgattctcCTCTTATATTATGGAAACTCGGGGCTACGAGATTTCCAGCAGA ACAGTCGACGCCTTCAAGTTACGAACATTACACACGAGAGAGTTTAACCCAAGCAGAAACTGCCAAGCAGAGATCTATAAATTTAAGGAACACCTTGGGTGCcatatataaaaattcgatcAAGGATCTGCGGGAACAAGCAACACGGGTGGACATAGCTCTAGCTGACAAGATTAAACTTACGGAGGAAGTGTGTTATCAATTAGAGAAGGAATTACTTCGT tgCTTACATGAGCTCGCAAATACGGAAAAAGCAATAGACGAGCTTCGTCACTCGACACGAGGATTGGATTGCGCTATGAAAGTAGCGCAAACCCGATTAGCGAATAGATTACAACGACGTAACGTGGAAAGCTGCCGTGATACACCTCAATTCGC CCTCGTAGAAGAAGTGAGAATGCTCAACGAGCGCACATCAGCTATGCTAGCAGAATTGAAACGAGCCGAGGAAACTCAAGCTGGCTTGGTTAAAGCAAGAGGCGATCTTGAGCGGGAAATAATCGTGAAACGTAAAACACTATACATAGATAGAGATCGTGGACAACGGATGCGTTCGTTTTATCCATCAGCTGTGGCTCTTTCtggtttttaa
- the MED7 gene encoding mediator complex subunit 7 has translation MAAPEAIQVSSLPLPPVQYINLYTDENVRRGRAPRPPPPIHDTYSMFGNVFNADDTIIRPLEAQGIKRLYPQHFDRRRELKKLNHSLLVNFLDLIDLLVQCPDSPRRAEKVEDLSLLFIHIHHLLNEFRPHQARETLRVMMELQRRQRIETALRFQKHLEKVQEILQHALQMLPDTSELDSKLAINTDAMESVDNLGSEQHTPDPCSPSDRIMCKVIDDMISTNGLF, from the exons ATGGCAGCACCCGAAGCAATACAAGTTAGTTCGCTACCTTTGCCTCCGGTTCAGTACATAAATTTGTACACGGACGAAAATGTTCGTCGAGGTAGAGCACCTCGGCCACCGCCTCCGATACATGACACTTATTCAATGTTTGGAAATGTATTTAACGCGGATGATACGATTATTCGACCCCTCGAAGCACAAGGAATTAAAAGGTTATATCCTCAGCATTTTGACCGACGACGGGAATTGAAGAAACTGAACCATTCCTTACTTGTTAACTTTTTAGATTTGATAGATTTACTTGTACAATGTCCTGATAGTCCAAGACGTGCTGAAAAA gTGGAAGATCTTAGTTTACTATTCATTCATATTCATCACTTACTGAATGAATTCAGACCGCATCAAGCTAGAGAAACATTACGAGTCAtgatggaattacaacgcagaCAACGTATTGAAACTGCCCTTAGATTTCAGAAACATTTAGAAAAG GTTCAAGAAATTTTGCAACATGCATTACAAATGCTACCTGATACTTCAGAACTGGATTCAAAACTAGCAATAAATACAGACGCTATGGAGTCTGTTGATAATTTAGGTTCTGAACAGCACACACCTGATCCATGTAGTCCTAGTGATCGTATTATGTGTAAAGTTATAGATGATATGATTTCAACAAATGgactattttaa
- the mRpL22 gene encoding mitochondrial ribosomal protein L22, whose translation MQHIKRCVQQFIPNNVFGANNLSCLYSIQRTFFGYNEEKNHSKFLKNNETIFPPQKPGEERRPGYVCHMRKNIKYSPLNMWYIACFVRGMSVDEAVKQLSFLKKKGAAIAKEVILDAQKLAVENHNIEFKSNLWVAESFATKGITIKGIRRHAKMRAGTVRYRYCNYYVRLEEGKPPKHYYAKDILNNKTGEELLKQWIDRMHERKVNSSL comes from the exons ATGCAGCACATTAAACGGTGTGTGCAACAATTTATACCAAATAACGTATTTGGTGCAAATAATTTAAGCTGTTTATATTCCATACAAAGAACTTTCTTTGGATATAATGAAGAAAAAAAccattcaaaatttcttaaaaataatgaaaccaTTTTTCCTCCACAAAAACCTGGTGAAGAGAGAAGGCCTGGT TATGTATGCCACATGaggaagaatataaaatatagtccACTAAATATGTGGTACATTGCTTGTTTTGTAAGAGGTATGTCTGTAGATGAAGCTGTTAAACAATTAAGTTTTCTAAAGAAGAAGGGTGCAGCAATAGCGAAAGAAGTTATATTAGATGCACAAAAGTTGGCTGTGGAAAACCATAACATTgaatttaaaagtaatttatgGGTTG CTGAATCTTTTGCAACAAAAGGTATAACAATTAAAGGTATTCGGCGCCATGCTAAAATGAGAGCTGGAACTGTAAGGTATAGATATTGTAATTACTATGTACGTTTAGAAGAAGGAAAACCACCGAAACATTATTATGCAAAAGATATACTGAATAATAAAACTGGGgaagaattattaaaacaatGGATAGACCGTATGCATGAACGTAAAGTAAATAGTTCATTGTAA
- the cass gene encoding apoptosis inhibitor cassowary: MSTDSIEKLYKNFGILADAKDKLAEHEKEYLEILTAVKGSPKEKRLASQFIARFFKYFPKLADQAIDAHLDLCEDEDMAIRKQAIKDLPALCKDNKEHTARIADILAQLLQAQDPSELAVVHNSVMSLMKTDPRGTISGFFSQIINGDDGTRERCIKFLATKLKAIGHDIITKEPEDLLISECKKVLQDVTADEFHSIMEVLAWTRLGSTVSGQQELVDITVEQAELSEPFKHTNVEQWNRLVQCIKHALPFFSSQIDSSRFVSYICVQVLPHLSLITSPDGRDVQLELLKLLAELAVFCGTIDKPDEKVQQLYNTLITYMPLPPATEITEVPKLQFSHVECLMYAFHKLCKQTPEFLIKDPEQLKEFRLRLQYFARGIQGYIKKLREAISGKTEEELKSEENQLKVVALKTTNNINTLIKDLFHSPPSFKSVIYLSWKTSSSDKKSEKHSSAQKRHTPITFGNDSSSNKRSKEDKSKRELYTPPSGKYSSNISSNYGRGRFRGNRSGGRGGYRSRGRGTWRKNFY, encoded by the exons ATGAGTACGGACAGTATTGAgaagttatataaaaattttggcaTTTTGGCAGATGCCAAAGATAAATTAGCCGAG CATGAaaaagaatatttagaaattcttacAGCAGTGAAAGGATCACCTAAAGAAAAACGATTAGCATCACAGTTCATTGCAAGGTTTTTCAAGTACTTTCCAAAATTAGCTGATCAAGCTATAGATGCTCATTTAGATCTTTGCGAAGATGAGGATATGGCT ATAAGGAAACAAGCTATTAAAGACTTACCTGCATTATGCAAAGATAATAAAGAACATACAGCTAGAATTGCAGATATTTTAGCTCAGTTACTTCAAGCTCAAGATCCATCTGAATTAGCTGTAGTTCATAATAGCGTTATGTCTCTTATGAAAACTGATCCAAGAG GTACAATAAGTGGATTTTTCAGTCAAATTATAAATGGTGATGATGGTACTCGTGAGCGTTGTATTAAATTCTTAGCAACAAAGTTAAAAGCAATAGGTCATGATATTATCACTAAAGAACCagaagatttattaatttcagaaTGCAAGAAAGTATTACAA gatGTAACTGCTGACGAGTTCCATAGTATTATGGAAGTACTTGCATGGACTAGACTAGGTTCTACAGTCAGTGGACAACAAGAATTGGTAGATATTACAGTTGAACAGGCTGAATTATCTGAGCCATTTAAACATACAAATGTTGAACAATGGAATAGACTTGTCCAGTGTATCAAACATGCTCTTCCATTCTTCAGT TCTCAAATAGATTCATCACGGTTTGTATCTTATATTTGTGTACAAGTTTTACCGCATCTCTCATTAATTACTTCACCTGATGGTAGAGATGTACAATTGGAATTATTAAAGCTTCTTGCTGAATTGGCTGTATTTTGTGGAACGATTGATAAACCGGACGAAAAAGTACAACAACTTTACAATACTCTTATT aCATATATGCCACTTCCTCCAGCTACAGAAATAACTGAGGTACCAAAACTACAGTTCAGTCATGTTGAGTGTCTTATGTATGCCTTCCATAAACTATGCAAACAAACaccagaatttttaataaaagatcCAGAACAACTCAAGGAATTTAGATTAAGGTTACAATACTTTGCCCGTGGTATTCAAGGTTATATAAAGAAATTGCGCGAAGCAATTAGTGGCAAAACAGAAGAGGAATTGAAATCAGAAGAGAATCAATTAAAAGTTGTTGCATTGAAAacaacaaataatattaatactttgatCAAAGATCTGTTTCATTCACCGCCCAGTTTTAAAAGTGTTATATATCTTTCGTGGAAAACGTCGTCTAGCGATAAAAAG agTGAAAAGCACTCATCTGCTCAAAAGAGACATACACCAATTACATTTGGAAATGATAGTAGTTCAAATAAACGTAGCAAAGAAGATAAAAGTAAAAGGGAATTATATACACCTCCTAGTGGAAAGTATAGTTCAAACATATCATCAAACTATG GTCGAGGTAGATTCAGAGGAAACAGGTCAGGTGGTCGGGGTGGTTATAGATCAAGAGGACGTGGAACATGGAGAAAAAACTTTTACTAA
- the RpL39 gene encoding ribosomal protein L39 produces MSAHKTFIIKRKLAKKLKQNRPIPQWVRMRTGNTIRYNAKRRHWRRTKLKL; encoded by the exons ATG TCCGCTCACAAAACATTTATTATCAAGCGAAAGCTTGCAAAGAAACTGAAGCAAAATAGACCAATCCCCCAATGGGTTAGAATGCGTACTGGCAACACCATCAG ATATAATGCAAAACGACGTCACTGGAGAAGAACAAAATTGAAGTTGTAA